From a single Streptomyces misionensis genomic region:
- a CDS encoding flotillin family protein: MEALGVLVAACVIVALLLLFGFSRLYRKVDQSQALIVSKTRRVDVSFTGQVVLPILHKAEVMDISVKTIEISRAGRDGLICRDNIRADIRILFFVKVNKTEQDVIKVAQSVGTERASHQDTLQELFHAKFSEALKTVGKQMDFTDLYTKREELRYHIIELIGVDLNGYHLEDAAIDYLEQTPLSQLDPANVLDAQGIRKITELTAVEHVRTNEAKRTEQKEITRQDVDAREAILELERRQADAEIKQKREIETSRAREEAETARVVEEERLRAQGAFLRTEEQLGVQRENQAREIAVAAKNRERVIAVENERIEKDRLLEVIARERETQLTRISAEKEVEAERRDIAEVIRERVAVDRTVAEQEESIKKLRVVEEAERERQALVIAAEAEAQEKLVKDIKAAEAAEQAATHRAAEELTLAEARLKTADLDARAKLRLAEGVQAESAAEGLAAVQVRDKEAEVTVKAGRAEAEATQARLRAEAEGVQAKALAEAEGTRAKGLAEAEGAQAAAAATEARLKAEAEGARAKALAEAEGAKAAALAEASGIGEKLKAEAAGLTEKAAAMAALDEASRGHEEYRLRLQAEKEIRLAGLETQRQVAEAQATVLATGLENADIDIVGGESVFFDRLVSAVSLGKGVDGFVANSRTAQTLAKPWLDGSASFTEDLSRVLGSLGTADVQNLTVSALLMKLMNGGGAEAAQFRQLLEKAGELGLADTSLASLNGAGRN, translated from the coding sequence ATGGAAGCCCTCGGTGTGCTCGTCGCCGCCTGTGTGATCGTCGCCCTGCTCCTGTTGTTCGGGTTCTCCCGGCTGTACCGCAAGGTCGACCAGAGCCAGGCCCTGATCGTGTCGAAGACCCGGCGGGTCGACGTCTCCTTCACCGGCCAGGTCGTGCTGCCGATCCTGCACAAGGCCGAGGTCATGGACATCTCGGTGAAGACCATCGAGATCAGCCGGGCCGGCCGGGACGGGCTGATCTGCCGGGACAACATCCGCGCCGACATCCGCATCCTGTTCTTCGTCAAGGTCAACAAGACCGAGCAGGACGTCATCAAGGTCGCCCAGTCCGTGGGCACCGAGCGCGCCAGCCACCAGGACACGCTCCAGGAGCTGTTCCACGCCAAGTTCTCCGAGGCGCTGAAGACCGTCGGCAAGCAGATGGACTTCACCGACCTGTACACCAAGCGCGAGGAACTGCGGTACCACATCATCGAGTTGATCGGTGTCGACCTCAACGGGTACCACCTGGAGGACGCGGCGATCGACTACCTGGAGCAGACGCCGCTGAGCCAGCTGGACCCGGCCAACGTCCTCGACGCCCAGGGCATCCGCAAGATCACCGAGCTGACGGCCGTGGAGCACGTGCGCACCAACGAGGCCAAGCGCACCGAGCAGAAGGAGATCACCCGCCAGGACGTCGACGCCCGCGAGGCCATCCTGGAGCTGGAGCGCCGGCAGGCGGACGCCGAGATCAAGCAGAAGCGGGAGATCGAGACCTCCCGGGCCCGCGAGGAGGCCGAGACCGCCCGCGTGGTCGAGGAGGAGCGGCTGCGCGCGCAGGGCGCGTTCCTGCGCACCGAGGAGCAGCTCGGCGTGCAGCGGGAGAACCAGGCGCGGGAGATCGCGGTCGCCGCGAAGAACCGCGAGCGGGTCATCGCCGTGGAGAACGAGCGCATCGAGAAGGACCGCCTGCTGGAGGTCATCGCCCGCGAGCGGGAGACCCAGCTGACCCGGATCTCCGCCGAGAAGGAGGTCGAGGCGGAGCGGCGAGACATCGCCGAGGTCATCCGGGAGCGGGTCGCGGTGGACCGTACGGTCGCCGAGCAGGAGGAGTCCATCAAGAAGCTGCGCGTGGTCGAGGAGGCCGAGCGCGAGCGGCAGGCCCTGGTCATCGCCGCCGAGGCGGAGGCGCAGGAGAAGCTGGTCAAGGACATCAAGGCCGCGGAGGCCGCCGAGCAGGCCGCCACGCACCGCGCCGCCGAGGAACTCACCCTCGCCGAGGCGCGGTTGAAGACCGCCGACCTCGACGCACGGGCCAAGCTGCGGCTCGCCGAGGGCGTCCAGGCGGAGTCCGCCGCCGAGGGACTGGCCGCGGTGCAGGTGCGCGACAAGGAGGCCGAGGTCACCGTGAAGGCCGGCCGCGCGGAGGCGGAGGCCACCCAGGCGCGGCTGCGCGCCGAGGCGGAGGGCGTCCAGGCGAAGGCCCTCGCGGAGGCCGAGGGGACGCGGGCCAAGGGGCTCGCGGAGGCCGAGGGCGCGCAGGCGGCGGCCGCGGCGACCGAGGCACGGCTCAAGGCGGAGGCCGAGGGCGCGCGGGCCAAGGCGCTCGCCGAGGCGGAGGGCGCGAAGGCGGCGGCGCTCGCGGAGGCGTCCGGCATCGGCGAGAAGCTGAAGGCCGAGGCGGCGGGGCTCACCGAGAAGGCCGCGGCGATGGCCGCGCTGGACGAGGCGTCGCGCGGACACGAGGAGTACCGGCTGCGGCTCCAGGCCGAGAAGGAGATCCGGCTGGCCGGACTGGAGACGCAGCGCCAGGTCGCCGAGGCGCAGGCGACGGTGCTCGCGACCGGGCTGGAGAACGCCGACATCGACATCGTCGGCGGGGAGTCCGTCTTCTTCGACCGGCTGGTTTCGGCGGTCTCGCTCGGCAAGGGCGTCGACGGCTTCGTGGCCAACTCCCGCACCGCGCAGACGCTGGCGAAGCCGTGGCTGGACGGGTCGGCGAGCTTCACCGAGGACCTGAGCCGGGTGCTGGGCTCCCTGGGCACGGCCGACGTGCAGAACCTGACGGTGTCGGCCCTGCTGATGAAGCTGATGAACGGGGGCGGCGCGGAGGCCGCGCAGTTCCGTCAGCTGCTGGAGAAGGCGGGCGAACTGGGCCTGGCGGACACGTCGCTCGCCTCGCTGAACGGGGCCGGGCGGAACTGA
- a CDS encoding PucR family transcriptional regulator has protein sequence MAEHEIPGRYLDGFAPILSEVAATGRRLTREEIKGRRTLGEQAAEAGLGLRALVVAHLAAARGAWPVGPGSAESTLAALAAVEQAVDAFAEGYERAQRLTVRREEAARREFIDDLLYGRSDLGRLAERAERFGLRLSRAHAVAVAEGAQPYVEGGPVARRVEGEVLARFDSHSILLTTKNGRLLCVAPGDNGDVLDHFARQACAAAEGGRVAIGRPQPGPGGVVQSYEEALAALDMAERLGLPGPLLRAADLLVYPVLARDRQAMADLVQHTLGPLTEARGGAGPLLETLVAYFDSGCVAAEAARRLSLSVRALTYRLERIRKLTAADPADPAHRYMLQTAVIGARLLGWPGQPL, from the coding sequence GTGGCCGAGCACGAGATACCGGGGCGCTATCTGGACGGTTTCGCCCCGATCCTGAGCGAGGTCGCGGCCACCGGCCGGCGGCTGACCCGGGAGGAGATCAAGGGCCGCCGCACCCTGGGCGAACAGGCCGCAGAGGCCGGGCTCGGGCTGCGCGCGCTGGTCGTCGCCCATCTGGCCGCGGCGCGCGGCGCCTGGCCCGTCGGCCCCGGCAGCGCGGAGAGCACGCTGGCCGCGCTGGCCGCCGTGGAACAGGCCGTCGACGCGTTCGCGGAGGGCTACGAGCGTGCCCAGCGGCTCACGGTACGCCGCGAGGAGGCGGCCCGCCGGGAGTTCATCGACGATCTGCTCTACGGCCGCAGCGACCTGGGACGGCTGGCCGAGCGCGCCGAGCGGTTCGGGCTGCGCCTCTCGCGGGCGCACGCGGTCGCGGTCGCCGAGGGCGCGCAGCCGTACGTGGAGGGCGGCCCGGTGGCCCGGCGGGTGGAGGGCGAGGTGCTGGCCCGGTTCGACTCGCACAGCATCCTGCTCACCACGAAGAACGGCCGGCTGCTGTGCGTCGCGCCCGGCGACAACGGCGATGTGCTCGACCACTTCGCGCGGCAGGCGTGCGCGGCCGCCGAGGGCGGCCGGGTGGCCATCGGACGCCCGCAGCCCGGCCCCGGCGGGGTCGTGCAGTCGTACGAGGAGGCCCTGGCCGCGCTGGACATGGCCGAGCGGCTGGGGCTGCCGGGGCCGCTGCTGCGCGCCGCCGACCTGCTCGTCTACCCGGTGCTGGCCCGCGACCGGCAGGCCATGGCCGATCTGGTGCAGCACACGCTGGGTCCGCTGACCGAGGCCCGGGGCGGCGCGGGCCCGCTGCTGGAGACCCTGGTCGCCTACTTCGACTCCGGCTGCGTGGCCGCCGAGGCGGCCCGCCGGCTCTCGCTCAGCGTGCGCGCGCTCACCTACCGCCTGGAGCGCATCCGCAAACTCACCGCCGCCGACCCCGCCGACCCCGCGCACCGGTACATGCTCCAGACGGCGGTGATCGGGGCCCGGCTCCTCGGCTGGCCCGGCCAGCCGCTGTGA
- a CDS encoding helix-turn-helix domain-containing protein, with translation MSRAAEETNRRMLRARDAMDRDYARPLDVPALARIAHVSPAHFSRTFRATFGETPHRYLQRRRVERAMYLLRETGRSVTDIAFAVGFASPGTFSRTFRDIVGRSPRAYRKEAVAAGVPTCFTMAWSRPD, from the coding sequence GTGAGCCGCGCCGCCGAGGAGACCAACCGCCGCATGCTGCGGGCGCGGGACGCGATGGACCGCGACTACGCCCGTCCGCTGGACGTCCCCGCCCTGGCCCGGATCGCGCATGTGTCGCCCGCGCACTTCAGCCGCACCTTCCGGGCCACGTTCGGCGAGACGCCCCACCGCTATCTGCAACGCCGCCGGGTGGAACGGGCGATGTACCTGCTGCGCGAGACCGGCCGGAGCGTGACGGACATCGCCTTCGCGGTGGGCTTCGCGAGTCCGGGCACCTTCAGCCGCACCTTCCGCGACATCGTCGGCCGCTCACCGCGCGCCTACCGCAAGGAGGCGGTGGCCGCGGGCGTGCCGACGTGCTTCACGATGGCGTGGTCCCGGCCCGACTGA
- a CDS encoding VOC family protein — protein MFNAITQSQIYVLDQDEALDFYVGKLGLEVAADVSLGFMRWLTVSIPGHPERQILLEKPGAPAMSEETAEQVRELVAKGAMGGWLILTTDDCRGTYKTLLDKGVEFTEEPTERPYGIDCGLRDPFGNRIRFTQPRS, from the coding sequence ATGTTCAACGCCATCACGCAGTCACAGATCTACGTCCTCGACCAGGACGAGGCCCTCGACTTCTACGTCGGAAAGCTCGGTCTGGAGGTCGCGGCCGACGTCAGCCTGGGCTTCATGCGCTGGCTGACCGTCAGCATCCCCGGCCACCCCGAGCGGCAGATCCTCCTGGAGAAGCCGGGCGCCCCGGCGATGTCCGAGGAGACCGCCGAGCAGGTGCGCGAACTGGTCGCCAAGGGCGCCATGGGGGGCTGGCTCATCCTCACCACGGACGACTGCCGGGGGACCTACAAGACGCTGCTGGACAAGGGCGTGGAGTTCACGGAGGAGCCCACCGAGCGCCCGTACGGCATCGACTGCGGCCTGCGCGACCCCTTCGGCAACCGCATCCGCTTCACCCAGCCGCGTTCCTGA
- a CDS encoding MIP/aquaporin family protein, protein MAVEIPSLIKPSTLRARGGLLGECLAEFLGTFVLICFGCGSVAMAVAALPGSGRAATPTTIFLAAGDWLLITWGWAMAVVFGVYVAGGVSGAHLNPAITLAMAVRRGFPWLKVVPYWCAQVVGAFTGAALVYLVYHQAIHAYDAAAPGPKVNGHTNATFSIFATFPAAYFHGGFWGPLIDQIVGTAFLVMLVVAVLDLRNQAVRANLAPLIIGFVVAAIGMSFGANAGYAINPARDFGPRLLTYAEGWGSLAFPGSLSGVFAHYWWIPIVGPLIGGVIGILVYDLFIGDVLVTRAQQDKLPEPGRARPERPVDE, encoded by the coding sequence ATGGCTGTCGAGATCCCGTCGCTGATCAAACCCTCCACGCTGCGCGCCAGAGGCGGCCTGCTGGGCGAGTGCCTGGCGGAGTTCCTCGGGACGTTCGTCCTCATCTGCTTCGGCTGCGGTTCGGTCGCGATGGCCGTCGCCGCGCTGCCCGGCTCGGGCCGTGCCGCCACCCCCACCACCATCTTCCTCGCCGCCGGCGACTGGCTGCTGATCACCTGGGGCTGGGCGATGGCCGTCGTCTTCGGCGTCTACGTGGCCGGCGGAGTCAGCGGCGCCCACCTCAACCCCGCGATCACCCTGGCGATGGCCGTGCGCCGCGGCTTCCCCTGGCTCAAGGTGGTGCCCTACTGGTGCGCCCAGGTGGTCGGCGCCTTCACCGGGGCGGCCCTGGTCTACCTGGTCTACCACCAGGCGATCCACGCCTATGACGCCGCCGCCCCCGGCCCCAAGGTGAACGGGCACACGAACGCCACGTTCTCCATCTTCGCGACCTTCCCCGCCGCCTACTTCCACGGCGGGTTCTGGGGCCCGCTGATCGACCAGATCGTCGGTACGGCGTTCCTGGTGATGCTCGTGGTGGCCGTCCTCGACCTGCGCAACCAGGCCGTGCGGGCCAATCTGGCCCCCCTGATCATCGGCTTCGTCGTGGCCGCCATCGGCATGTCCTTCGGCGCCAACGCCGGCTACGCCATCAACCCGGCCCGTGACTTCGGGCCCCGGCTGCTCACCTACGCGGAGGGCTGGGGGAGCCTGGCCTTCCCGGGCAGCCTCTCCGGCGTGTTCGCCCACTACTGGTGGATCCCCATCGTGGGCCCGCTGATCGGCGGGGTCATCGGAATCCTGGTGTACGACCTGTTCATCGGGGACGTCCTGGTCACCCGCGCCCAGCAGGACAAGCTCCCAGAACCGGGCCGGGCCCGCCCGGAACGGCCGGTCGACGAGTAG
- a CDS encoding SDR family NAD(P)-dependent oxidoreductase, with product MVGVSTVAIVGAGRGLGAAAARRFGREGYDVALVARDRARLDALAGELAADGVRARGFPADVREPERLARALAEAGRELGTVEVLQYSPVPHRDFMLPVLETGYRQLAGPVEFSVYGPVAAVQQVLPGMRELGRGTILLVNGGTAAVPHIERAGTSIAFAAESAYGHLLHERLAPEGIHVAQLVIPGAITPGHARKDPAVLAEMLWGMHRDRHGFRHFADDLDSR from the coding sequence ATGGTGGGCGTGAGCACAGTCGCCATCGTGGGAGCGGGACGCGGGCTCGGTGCCGCCGCCGCCCGCCGGTTCGGGCGGGAAGGGTACGACGTCGCCCTCGTCGCCCGCGACCGCGCACGGCTCGACGCGCTGGCCGGGGAACTGGCCGCGGACGGCGTCCGCGCGCGCGGCTTCCCCGCCGATGTGCGCGAGCCCGAACGGCTGGCCCGCGCGCTCGCGGAGGCCGGGCGGGAGCTGGGGACCGTGGAGGTTCTCCAGTACAGCCCGGTGCCGCACCGGGACTTCATGCTGCCGGTGCTGGAGACCGGGTACCGGCAGCTGGCCGGCCCCGTCGAGTTCTCGGTGTACGGCCCCGTGGCCGCCGTCCAGCAGGTGCTGCCCGGGATGCGGGAACTGGGGCGCGGCACGATACTGCTGGTGAACGGGGGTACCGCCGCCGTGCCGCACATCGAGCGGGCCGGTACGTCCATCGCGTTCGCCGCGGAGAGCGCCTACGGGCACCTGCTGCACGAACGGCTGGCCCCCGAGGGCATCCACGTCGCGCAACTGGTCATCCCGGGCGCCATCACGCCCGGACACGCGCGCAAGGACCCCGCCGTGCTGGCCGAGATGCTCTGGGGCATGCACCGGGACCGGCACGGCTTCCGGCACTTCGCGGACGACCTCGACAGCCGCTGA
- a CDS encoding DUF6445 family protein, translated as MPPQPAPGPPAPRPAGALPVLPYRKPTRGRDYWVLDDVLPDPDAVRARCLAKDDWAKGYPYTSETWPGLRAMPGLEPGELAVVEKLVREATGAGRLWVQPAPGGGTLNHNCVQVVGAGESEPRPHTDSRALCRYAAVLYLNPGVPKDCGTSFYRQHLPGGRLGGNVVQAPHNNLVDALGTRFVAPDAFEEDVRVPHKYNRLLLYNANLVHSATGYTGDTLAKKRMTAVFFWMA; from the coding sequence ATGCCCCCACAGCCGGCCCCCGGGCCGCCCGCGCCCCGGCCCGCGGGCGCGCTGCCCGTCCTGCCCTACCGCAAGCCGACCAGGGGCCGCGACTACTGGGTCCTGGACGACGTGCTGCCCGATCCGGACGCGGTGCGCGCGCGGTGCCTGGCCAAGGACGACTGGGCGAAGGGGTACCCGTACACCTCCGAGACCTGGCCGGGCCTGCGCGCCATGCCCGGCCTGGAACCCGGTGAACTCGCGGTCGTCGAGAAGCTGGTGCGCGAGGCGACCGGCGCCGGGAGGCTGTGGGTGCAGCCGGCGCCCGGCGGTGGCACGCTCAACCACAACTGCGTCCAGGTCGTCGGCGCCGGCGAGAGCGAGCCGCGCCCGCACACCGACTCGCGGGCGCTGTGCCGGTACGCGGCCGTGCTCTACCTCAACCCCGGAGTCCCCAAGGACTGCGGGACCAGCTTCTACCGCCAGCACCTGCCCGGCGGCCGGCTCGGCGGCAACGTCGTCCAGGCCCCGCACAACAACCTGGTGGACGCCCTGGGCACCCGCTTCGTGGCCCCGGACGCCTTCGAGGAGGACGTCCGCGTACCCCACAAGTACAACCGGCTGCTCCTCTACAACGCCAACCTCGTGCACAGCGCAACCGGTTACACCGGGGACACGCTGGCGAAGAAGCGCATGACCGCCGTGTTCTTCTGGATGGCCTGA
- a CDS encoding glycoside hydrolase family 13 protein, producing the protein MADLSSRNPDWWRQAVIYQVYPRSFADADGDGLGDLRGITRRLGHLATLGVDALWLSPFYPSELADGGYDVADHRDVDPRLGTLDDFDALVAEAHRLGLKVVVDLVPNHTSHQHPWFQEALRAGPGSAARERYVFRRGRGAHGELPPSDWQSVFGGSAWHRVPDGEWYLHLFAAEQPDLNWENEEVRADFRTTLRFWSDRGVDGFRVDVAHGLAKDLTEPLRDLGDIGAAGETALLRVPPGDHPHWDRDEVHEIYRDWRKVFDAYRPPRSAVAEAWVPGPRRALYARPDELGQAFNFEYLQAPWDAAELRRVITEELATARAAGAAATWVLSNHDVVRHASRLVLPPGTDPGAWLLSGGHAPAIDPAAGLRRARAATLLMLALPGSSYLYQGEELGLPEVADLPAEVLQDPIWEQTGHVRKGRDGCRVPLPWTTGGPSYGFGPGGAWLPQPASFAAYAVEAQSGAAGSTLELYRTALRLRRKLLGGEELEWTPGCPEHVLDFRRSEGWRCVTNLGTEAVAMPPGEVLLGSAPLPGDGGLPPDTTVWLA; encoded by the coding sequence ATGGCAGACCTCTCCTCCCGGAACCCCGACTGGTGGCGTCAGGCCGTCATCTACCAGGTCTACCCCCGCAGCTTCGCGGACGCCGACGGCGACGGGCTCGGCGACCTCCGGGGCATCACCCGGCGGCTCGGCCATCTCGCCACGCTCGGCGTGGACGCCCTGTGGCTGAGCCCGTTCTACCCGTCCGAGCTCGCCGACGGCGGTTACGACGTCGCCGACCACCGGGACGTCGACCCGCGCCTGGGCACCCTGGACGACTTCGACGCCCTGGTCGCCGAGGCGCACCGGCTGGGCCTGAAGGTCGTGGTGGACCTGGTGCCCAATCACACCTCCCACCAGCACCCCTGGTTCCAGGAGGCGCTGCGGGCCGGCCCCGGCTCCGCGGCCCGCGAGCGGTACGTCTTCCGGCGCGGGCGCGGCGCGCACGGTGAACTGCCGCCCTCGGACTGGCAGTCGGTCTTCGGCGGCAGCGCCTGGCACCGGGTGCCCGACGGCGAGTGGTACCTGCATCTGTTCGCCGCCGAACAGCCGGATCTCAACTGGGAGAACGAGGAGGTCCGCGCCGACTTCCGCACCACCCTGCGGTTCTGGTCCGACCGGGGCGTGGACGGCTTCCGCGTGGACGTGGCGCACGGCCTGGCCAAGGACCTGACCGAGCCGCTGCGCGACCTCGGGGACATCGGCGCCGCCGGGGAGACCGCCCTGCTGCGCGTGCCGCCCGGCGACCACCCCCACTGGGACCGCGACGAGGTGCACGAGATCTACCGCGACTGGCGCAAGGTCTTCGACGCCTACCGGCCGCCGCGCAGCGCCGTCGCCGAGGCCTGGGTGCCGGGCCCCCGCCGCGCGCTGTACGCCCGCCCCGACGAACTCGGCCAGGCCTTCAACTTCGAGTACCTGCAAGCGCCGTGGGACGCGGCCGAGCTGCGCCGCGTGATCACCGAGGAGCTGGCCACCGCGCGCGCCGCCGGGGCCGCCGCCACCTGGGTGCTGTCCAACCACGACGTCGTGCGCCACGCCTCCCGGCTGGTCCTGCCGCCCGGCACCGACCCCGGCGCATGGCTGCTGTCCGGCGGCCACGCGCCCGCGATCGACCCGGCGGCGGGGCTGCGCCGGGCCCGCGCGGCGACCCTGCTGATGCTGGCGCTGCCCGGGTCGTCGTACCTCTACCAGGGCGAGGAACTCGGGCTGCCCGAGGTCGCCGATCTGCCCGCCGAGGTGCTCCAGGACCCGATCTGGGAGCAGACCGGGCACGTCCGCAAGGGCCGCGACGGCTGCCGGGTGCCGCTGCCCTGGACGACGGGCGGACCGAGTTACGGCTTCGGGCCCGGCGGCGCCTGGCTGCCGCAGCCCGCGTCCTTCGCGGCGTACGCCGTCGAGGCGCAGAGTGGGGCGGCCGGGTCGACGCTGGAGCTGTACCGCACCGCCCTGCGGCTGCGCCGCAAGCTGCTCGGCGGGGAGGAGCTGGAGTGGACGCCCGGATGCCCCGAGCACGTGCTGGACTTCCGGCGGAGCGAGGGGTGGCGGTGCGTCACCAATCTCGGGACGGAGGCGGTGGCGATGCCGCCGGGTGAGGTGCTGCTGGGCAGCGCGCCGCTGCCGGGGGACGGCGGGCTGCCGCCGGACACCACGGTCTGGCTCGCCTGA
- a CDS encoding nucleoside hydrolase yields the protein MSGPQPVPVIIDCDTGVDDALALLFAVRHPGLELRAVTCVAGNTDVDRVVRNTLTVLEQAGAPRIPVGRGAERPLLEPARTSGWHGGDGMGDLGLPEPVRAPADVDAVTLLRREILASPRPVTLVPTAPLTNIALLLRTHPEVTRNIERIVFMGGAVGAGNATAVAEFNVWHDPEAAAVVLTAGVPITMYGLDVFREVVVTGARARRLRASPEPGARLAGRLLGHRPDGPEETGCLGDAGAVCAVADPAGLTTRPLPVEVCLAPGPARGQTIVDRRTRPGESEAHHGRREQALVDVALAVHAKRYARLFLETVGGR from the coding sequence GTGTCCGGTCCGCAGCCCGTCCCCGTGATCATCGACTGCGACACGGGTGTCGACGACGCCCTCGCGCTGCTGTTCGCCGTGCGCCACCCCGGCCTCGAACTGCGCGCGGTGACCTGTGTCGCCGGGAACACGGACGTGGACCGGGTGGTCCGCAACACCCTGACCGTGCTGGAGCAGGCCGGGGCGCCGCGGATACCGGTGGGCCGGGGCGCCGAGCGGCCGCTGCTCGAACCGGCCCGGACCTCGGGCTGGCACGGCGGCGACGGCATGGGGGACCTGGGGCTGCCGGAGCCGGTCCGCGCCCCCGCCGACGTGGACGCGGTGACCCTGCTGCGCCGGGAGATCCTGGCCTCGCCCCGGCCGGTCACCCTGGTCCCCACCGCGCCCCTGACCAACATCGCGCTGCTGCTGCGCACCCATCCGGAGGTGACCCGCAACATCGAGCGGATCGTCTTCATGGGCGGCGCGGTCGGCGCCGGGAACGCCACGGCCGTCGCCGAGTTCAACGTCTGGCACGACCCGGAGGCGGCGGCCGTCGTGCTCACCGCCGGGGTGCCGATCACGATGTACGGCCTGGACGTGTTCCGGGAGGTGGTGGTGACCGGCGCGCGGGCGCGGCGGCTGCGGGCGAGCCCCGAGCCCGGGGCCCGGCTGGCCGGCCGGCTCCTCGGGCACCGCCCGGACGGGCCCGAGGAGACGGGCTGCCTCGGGGACGCGGGGGCGGTGTGCGCGGTCGCCGATCCGGCGGGGCTGACCACCCGGCCGCTGCCCGTCGAGGTCTGCCTCGCCCCCGGCCCCGCGCGCGGCCAGACGATCGTGGACCGCCGGACGCGCCCCGGCGAGTCCGAGGCCCATCACGGACGGCGCGAACAGGCCCTGGTCGACGTCGCGTTGGCGGTGCACGCAAAACGGTACGCGCGGCTGTTCCTGGAGACCGTCGGGGGCCGCTGA
- the thrS gene encoding threonine--tRNA ligase, which translates to MHDQLPDHRRIGRDLGLFGTDPLMGAGLPYWLPDGAVVRHTLEEYIREAEVRAGYRHVYSPALGKRELYEISGHWDHYRDDMYPPMRMGAEEVVLRPSLCPHHALIYRSRARSYRELPLRIAELGTMYRAEPSGVLGGLTRVRAIRLNDAHVFCTLDQAVAESRAALELIARAYADLGIRAVRHRLSLPGAGGKYVADPALWRRATALLREVLDRAGVAYEEAAGEAAFYGPKIDVQIADPAGRESTLSTVQIDFHQPARFGLRYTGADGARHRPVMVHRSVIGSVERAVAHLVEVHGGAFPAWLAPVQLAVLPVGAEQEERAAAVVAEARARGLRAEFAGPGEGSLGARVRAARLVPYVAVIGAREAAADRAAVRLRDGRRPGELPVAELLSRIAARVAARGTGLWE; encoded by the coding sequence GTGCACGACCAGCTTCCCGACCACCGCCGCATCGGCCGCGATCTCGGCCTGTTCGGCACCGATCCGCTGATGGGCGCCGGGCTGCCGTACTGGCTGCCGGACGGCGCGGTGGTCCGGCACACCCTGGAGGAGTACATCCGCGAGGCCGAGGTCCGGGCCGGGTACCGGCACGTGTACTCGCCCGCGCTCGGCAAGCGGGAGCTGTACGAGATCTCCGGCCACTGGGACCACTACCGCGACGACATGTACCCGCCCATGCGGATGGGCGCCGAGGAGGTCGTGCTGCGGCCCAGCCTCTGTCCCCACCACGCCCTGATCTACCGTTCCCGCGCCCGCAGTTACCGCGAACTGCCCCTGCGTATCGCCGAGTTGGGCACCATGTACCGCGCCGAGCCGTCCGGGGTGCTGGGCGGGCTGACCCGGGTGCGGGCGATCCGGCTCAACGACGCCCATGTCTTCTGCACCCTGGACCAGGCGGTGGCCGAGTCCCGCGCCGCCCTGGAGCTGATCGCCCGCGCCTACGCCGACCTCGGCATCCGTGCCGTGCGCCACCGGCTCTCGCTGCCCGGCGCGGGCGGCAAGTACGTGGCCGACCCCGCGCTGTGGCGCCGGGCCACCGCGCTGCTGCGGGAGGTGCTGGACCGCGCCGGCGTGGCGTACGAGGAGGCGGCGGGCGAGGCCGCCTTCTACGGACCCAAGATCGACGTGCAGATCGCGGACCCGGCCGGGCGCGAGTCCACCCTGTCCACCGTGCAGATCGACTTCCACCAGCCCGCCCGCTTCGGCCTGCGCTACACCGGCGCCGACGGCGCCCGGCATCGCCCGGTGATGGTGCACCGCAGCGTCATCGGCAGCGTGGAGCGTGCCGTGGCCCACTTGGTCGAGGTGCACGGTGGCGCCTTCCCGGCCTGGCTGGCGCCGGTCCAGCTGGCGGTGCTGCCGGTCGGCGCCGAGCAGGAGGAGCGGGCGGCGGCCGTCGTGGCCGAGGCGCGGGCACGGGGGTTGCGCGCGGAGTTCGCCGGGCCCGGCGAGGGCTCCCTGGGCGCCCGCGTCCGTGCCGCGCGTCTGGTGCCGTACGTGGCGGTGATCGGCGCCCGCGAGGCCGCGGCGGACCGGGCCGCGGTACGGCTGCGGGACGGGCGGCGGCCCGGGGAGCTGCCGGTGGCGGAGCTGCTGTCCCGGATCGCCGCGCGGGTGGCGGCGCGCGGGACCGGGCTGTGGGAGTGA